A window of bacterium contains these coding sequences:
- a CDS encoding IS91 family transposase yields MHEVVREQLESFLASAREGDHPAPRFIEQELRAYLRCGILAHGFLKLHCDACGHDRLV; encoded by the coding sequence TTGCACGAGGTCGTCCGCGAGCAGCTCGAGAGCTTCCTGGCAAGCGCCCGCGAAGGCGATCACCCCGCGCCCCGCTTCATCGAGCAGGAGCTGCGCGCGTACCTCCGATGCGGGATCCTCGCTCACGGCTTCCTGAAGCTCCACTGCGACGCCTGCGGCCACGATCGCCTCGTG